From a single Brassica napus cultivar Da-Ae chromosome C9, Da-Ae, whole genome shotgun sequence genomic region:
- the LOC125593461 gene encoding uncharacterized protein LOC125593461 — MILFQRTKSNCNTRRTVNETAEGSASNVARNEAGTEEARNAVQNAANLNNAAAAGAAAGAAAAPVGLEAILAILAQVLARLPAAAAPPVAPPVAEEVENVVPDGEEAHVVRNPSYLKVMDHMQKLGAKFFSGGSKPKEADQWIDRIGRNFKSICCPLAYKKDIAVHYLDGDAHLWW; from the coding sequence ATGATCTTGTTTCAGAGGACAAAAAGTAACTGTAACACAAGAAGGACTGTGAATGAGACCGCTGAGGGGTCTGCGAGCAACGTGGCCAGGAATGAAGCTGGTACGGAAGAGGCTCGGAATGCTGTTCAGAATGCAGCGAATTTGAACAATGCTGCAGCGGCTGGTGCTGCTGCTGGAGCTGCTGCTGCTCCGGTTGGATTGGAAGCCATTTTGGCTATCTTGGCGCAAGTCTTGGCAAGATTGCCTGCTGCGGCGGCACCTCCAGTGGCTCCACCTGTTGCGGAGGAAGTGGAGAACGTGGTGCCTGATGGAGAAGAGGCACACGTTGTTAGGAATCCGTCTTACCTCAAGGTTATGGACCACATGCAGAAACTGGGAGCAAAGTTCTTTTCGGGTGGTTCCAAACCAAAGGAAGCAGATCAATGGATTGACAGGATAGGGCGGAACTTTAAGTCGATCTGTTGTCCTCTTGCTTACAAGAAGGACATTGCTGTCCACTACTTGGACGGTGATGCGCACCTCTGGTGGTGA
- the LOC111212138 gene encoding serine/threonine-protein phosphatase PP2A-1 catalytic subunit — protein MPSNGDLDRQIEQLMECKPLAEADVKILCDQAKAILVEEWNVQPVKCPVTVCGDIHGQFYDLIELFRIGGNPPDTNYLFMGDYVDRGYYSVETVSLLVALKVRYRDRLTILRGNHESRQITQVYGFYDECLRKYGNANVWKHFTDLFDYLPLTALIESQVFCLHGGLSPSLDTLDNIRSLDRIQEVPHEGPMCDLLWSDPDDRCGWGISPRGAGYTFGQDIATQFNHNNGLSLISRAHQLVMEGFNWCQEKNVVTVFSAPNYCYRCGNMAAILEIGEKMEQNFLQFDPAPRQVEPDTTRKTPDYFL, from the exons ATGCCGTCAAACGGGGATCTGGACCGTCAGATCGAGCAGCTGATGGAGTGCAAGCCGTTGGCTGAAGCGGACGTGAAGATCCTCTGCGATCAAGCCAAGGCCATTCTCGTTGAGGAATGGAATGTTCAACCGGTTAAGTGTCCGGTCACCGTATGCGGGGATATCCACGGCCAGTTCTATGACCTAATCGAGCTCTTCCGTATTGGTGGTAACCCGCCTGATACTAATTACCTCTTCATGGGTGATTACGTAG ATCGTGGATACTACTCAGTTGAAACAGTCTCCCTATTGGTGGCACTGAAGGTGCGTTACAGAGACAGACTCACGATCCTGCGCGGGAATCATGAGAGTCGTCAAATTACACAAGT ATATGGTTTTTATGACGAGTGCTTGAGGAAATATGGAAATGCAAACGTGTGGAAACATTTCACGGACCTCTTTGATTACCTACCTCTTACAGCACTTATAGAGAGTCAG GTTTTTTGTTTACATGGAGGGCTTTCACCTTCTCTGGACACCCTTGACAATATCCGAAGCTTGGATCGCATACAGGAG GTTCCACATGAAGGACCAATGTGCGATTTACTCTGGTCTGATCCAGACGATCGTTGTGGTTGGGGAATATCTCCCCGTGGTGCTGGTTACACGTTTGGACAGGACATTGCAACTCAGTTTAATCATAACAATGGACTGAGTTTGATATCAAGAGCGCATCAACTTGTAATGGAAGGCTTTAATTGGTGTCAG GAGAAGAACGTAGTTACAGTGTTTAGTGCACCAAACtactgttacagatgtggaaaCATGGCAGCAATACTtgagattggagagaagatggAGCAGAACTTCCTTCAGTTCGATCCAGCACCGAGACAGGTCGAACCTGATACCACTCGCAAGACTCCTGattattttttgtga